In Pedobacter heparinus DSM 2366, the following are encoded in one genomic region:
- a CDS encoding NADP-dependent malic enzyme: protein MSKINRKQDALDYHSQGRPGKIQVIPTKPTNSQRDLALAYSPGVAEPCLKIAENTEDVYKYTAKGNLVAVISNGTAVLGLGNIGPEAGKPVMEGKGLLFKIFADIDVFDLELDTTNVDDFVKIVKALEPTFGGVNLEDIKAPECFEIERRLKAEMNIPVMHDDQHGTAIISAAALLNACELQKKKMDKIRIVVNGAGAAAISCSRLYVSLGAKKENIVMCDRSGVIRDNRENLDEIKAEFATSRKLDTLAEAMKDSDVFIGLSSADCVTEDMLKSMAKNPIVFAMANPNPEIAYELAIKSRKDIIMATGRSDYPNQVNNVLGFPYIFRGALDVRATAINEEMKIAAVKAIASLAKKSVPEAVNMAYNEKNIKFGKEYIIPKPMDLRLMTNVSAAVARAAIESGVARKTITDWDAYEEELKHRLGMDDAIMRAITNKAKSDPKRVVFAEADHYKILKAAQIVKDENIAIPILLGNKEVIERIIEESALELEGVTIIDTFKEPELMQKYGQALYEKRQRRGLTLFDATKLMRDRNYFGASMVEFGEADAMISGLTRNYVSTIKPALHVIGTAPGVNRVAGMYMMMTKKGPVFFGDTTVNVDPTAEELVDLTLLLERSVSKFNIHPRIALLSYSNFGSNEGVVPEKVRKAVKILHDQHPHIMVDGEMQGNFAINNALLKDNFPFSRLIDGPANTLIFPNLESGNIAYKLLQELGEAEAIGPILLGLNKPVHIVQLGSSVREIVNMVTLAVLDVQGKEQEVNLKKGGLLKRIAKK from the coding sequence ATGAGTAAGATTAATAGAAAGCAGGATGCATTGGATTACCACTCGCAAGGACGGCCGGGTAAAATCCAGGTTATACCCACTAAACCAACCAATTCCCAAAGGGACCTGGCGCTTGCTTATTCACCTGGCGTAGCAGAACCCTGCTTGAAAATAGCCGAAAATACAGAAGATGTTTATAAATATACAGCAAAGGGCAACCTTGTAGCCGTAATCAGTAATGGTACCGCTGTTTTGGGCCTGGGCAATATTGGTCCCGAAGCTGGTAAACCGGTGATGGAAGGTAAGGGCCTTCTTTTTAAGATATTTGCCGATATTGATGTTTTTGATCTGGAACTTGATACCACGAATGTTGATGATTTTGTAAAAATAGTAAAAGCACTGGAGCCTACATTTGGGGGAGTGAACCTGGAAGATATCAAAGCTCCTGAATGCTTTGAAATTGAGCGGCGTTTGAAAGCTGAAATGAATATTCCGGTGATGCACGATGATCAGCACGGTACGGCTATCATTTCTGCAGCAGCTTTGTTAAATGCCTGTGAACTGCAGAAAAAGAAGATGGATAAGATCAGGATCGTTGTAAATGGTGCTGGTGCCGCTGCTATTTCCTGTTCACGTTTATATGTTTCCTTGGGGGCTAAAAAAGAAAATATTGTGATGTGCGACAGGTCGGGTGTGATCAGGGATAACCGGGAAAACCTGGACGAGATCAAAGCTGAGTTTGCAACTTCCAGAAAACTGGATACACTGGCAGAAGCGATGAAAGATTCCGATGTTTTTATCGGTTTATCGTCGGCCGACTGCGTTACAGAAGATATGCTGAAATCGATGGCTAAAAACCCTATTGTGTTTGCCATGGCGAACCCCAATCCGGAGATAGCTTATGAACTGGCCATTAAATCCCGTAAAGATATCATCATGGCTACAGGCCGTTCTGATTACCCCAACCAGGTGAACAATGTACTGGGCTTCCCCTATATTTTCAGGGGAGCACTGGATGTGAGGGCAACTGCAATCAATGAAGAGATGAAAATTGCTGCAGTAAAGGCCATTGCGTCGCTGGCAAAAAAATCTGTTCCAGAGGCTGTAAACATGGCCTATAATGAGAAAAACATAAAATTTGGTAAGGAATACATTATTCCAAAGCCGATGGACTTGAGGTTAATGACTAACGTTTCTGCAGCGGTGGCCAGGGCAGCAATTGAATCGGGGGTTGCCCGGAAAACCATTACCGACTGGGACGCTTACGAGGAAGAACTGAAGCACCGGTTGGGCATGGACGATGCCATCATGCGTGCAATCACGAATAAGGCCAAATCCGATCCTAAGCGTGTGGTATTTGCAGAGGCAGATCATTATAAGATACTAAAAGCTGCCCAGATTGTTAAGGATGAAAACATTGCCATCCCGATTTTACTGGGCAATAAAGAGGTAATCGAAAGGATTATTGAAGAAAGTGCACTGGAGCTGGAAGGCGTAACAATCATAGATACTTTTAAGGAGCCTGAACTGATGCAAAAATATGGCCAGGCCCTGTATGAAAAAAGACAACGGAGGGGGCTTACCTTGTTTGACGCCACCAAGCTGATGCGTGACAGGAATTATTTTGGTGCATCTATGGTAGAGTTTGGTGAGGCGGATGCCATGATATCGGGACTGACAAGAAATTATGTTTCGACCATTAAACCTGCCCTGCATGTAATTGGCACTGCACCCGGTGTAAACCGTGTTGCAGGAATGTACATGATGATGACCAAGAAAGGCCCTGTATTTTTTGGGGATACTACAGTGAATGTAGATCCAACCGCTGAAGAATTGGTAGACCTGACCTTGCTTTTGGAACGTTCTGTGAGTAAATTTAACATCCATCCGCGTATTGCGTTGCTGTCTTATTCCAATTTTGGTTCTAATGAGGGTGTGGTGCCTGAAAAAGTTAGAAAGGCTGTAAAAATACTGCATGATCAGCATCCGCACATTATGGTAGATGGCGAAATGCAGGGAAATTTTGCCATTAATAATGCCCTGTTAAAAGATAATTTTCCTTTCAGCAGATTGATAGACGGGCCGGCAAATACGTTGATCTTCCCTAATCTGGAATCGGGCAATATTGCTTATAAGCTTTTGCAGGAACTGGGTGAGGCTGAGGCTATTGGGCCTATTTTATTGGGCTTGAACAAGCCTGTTCATATTGTTCAACTTGGAAGTTCGGTTAGGGAGATTGTAAATATGGTTACCTTAGCTGTTCTGGATGTTCAGGGAAAAGAACAAGAGGTAAATCTTAAAAAAGGCGGATTGTTAAAAAGAATAGCTAAGAAATAA
- a CDS encoding lytic transglycosylase domain-containing protein, with the protein MRLIVRFVSYCILAFTCFTAAAQQRMLQITDTTYVPVVEEATTFYNHNYMYKARLDSIQKIVPLSYNEYVQKYIDIYAGRKDMMGKMLGLSGYYFPIFEKALKSYNIPEEIKYLPIIESSMNPHAVSRVGATGLWQFMFATAKGYGLNMDNFVDERKDPIQASYAAAAYFRDAYEELGDWLLAIAAYNCGMGNVNRAIAKADSRDFWEIRRFLPMETRNYVPAFIAAVYVMNYSGKHEIKAQRTVFLKNTDTIQVNRFVSLPSLAEALNIEVEELWSLNPSYKKKIVNGSELSPKRVILPKVSLASFTRVYELLNETEADVDKHIILASNDNQLKRKSKAERKSPIVYHKVAPGQSLIGIANKYHVEVQDLKVWNNLKGSTIVPGQRLKIYSNTEGRHTAAPLRG; encoded by the coding sequence ATGAGACTAATAGTACGCTTTGTATCTTATTGTATTTTGGCTTTCACCTGCTTTACGGCAGCTGCACAGCAACGTATGCTGCAGATTACAGATACAACCTATGTGCCTGTTGTTGAAGAAGCAACAACTTTTTATAACCACAATTACATGTATAAGGCCAGGTTGGATTCTATTCAGAAAATAGTTCCGCTAAGCTACAATGAATATGTACAGAAGTACATTGATATTTATGCAGGCCGTAAAGATATGATGGGCAAAATGCTTGGGCTTTCGGGCTATTATTTCCCAATCTTTGAAAAGGCTTTAAAAAGCTATAACATTCCGGAAGAGATCAAATACCTGCCAATCATTGAATCCTCGATGAACCCACACGCAGTTTCGAGGGTTGGGGCAACCGGCTTATGGCAGTTTATGTTTGCTACAGCTAAGGGGTATGGACTGAATATGGATAACTTTGTGGATGAACGTAAAGACCCTATACAGGCCAGCTATGCAGCTGCGGCATATTTCAGAGATGCTTATGAAGAACTGGGCGACTGGTTGCTGGCAATTGCAGCCTACAACTGCGGAATGGGAAATGTAAACCGTGCAATTGCAAAGGCAGATTCCAGGGATTTCTGGGAGATCAGACGCTTTTTGCCTATGGAGACAAGAAATTATGTGCCGGCCTTTATTGCGGCTGTGTATGTGATGAACTATTCAGGAAAACATGAAATTAAGGCGCAACGTACGGTTTTTCTTAAAAATACAGACACCATCCAGGTGAACCGTTTTGTTTCTCTCCCTTCATTGGCAGAGGCCCTGAATATAGAAGTAGAAGAGTTGTGGAGTCTGAATCCCTCTTATAAGAAGAAGATTGTAAACGGTTCTGAGCTTTCGCCAAAACGGGTGATTTTACCGAAGGTGAGCCTGGCCAGTTTTACCAGGGTATACGAATTGCTGAACGAGACAGAAGCCGATGTGGATAAACACATTATACTGGCGTCAAATGACAACCAGTTGAAGCGGAAGTCTAAAGCTGAACGTAAATCTCCGATTGTGTACCACAAAGTAGCCCCTGGTCAGAGCCTGATCGGTATCGCCAATAAATATCATGTAGAGGTACAGGACCTGAAGGTCTGGAACAATCTAAAAGGATCAACAATTGTTCCGGGGCAACGTCTGAAAATTTATAGCAACACTGAAGGAAGGCATACAGCAGCCCCGCTAAGAGGTTAA
- the gatA gene encoding Asp-tRNA(Asn)/Glu-tRNA(Gln) amidotransferase subunit GatA, which produces MKKYNSLKEIQSLIEQKELSLPDLLDYYFKQIEKHQHLNAFNEVFFYSATNQAKLVQEKIAQGTAGKLAGMVIGIKDNICYKDHQVSASSKMLEGFVSPYSATVVERLIAEDAVIIGRLNCDEFAMGGSNETSYYGPVKNAADSEKVAGGSSGGSAVAVQADLCLSALGTDTGGSVRQPAAFCGCIGLKPTYGRISRYGVIAYASSFDQVGTITSSVGDASVLLEVLAGADDYDSTVAKLPVPDYQAGLLADSAAFGKGTFKKKKIAVLKETLESEALDTDIKNAILNAIGELKEQGHTIEFVSFDLLDYLVPAYYVLTTAEASSNLSRYDGVHYGHRNMEATSLNELYKLSRAEGFGEEVKRRILLGTFVLSAGYYDAYYQKAQQVRRLIREKMEELLTRFDVIISPVAPTPAFKIGENIDDPLVMYMADIFTVLASLTGIPAIAVPLGNNYSGLPLSVQLMARHFGEQDLLSLAHNFLNARQLTN; this is translated from the coding sequence TTGAAGAAGTATAACTCCTTAAAAGAGATACAAAGCCTTATTGAGCAAAAAGAGCTTAGTTTACCTGACTTATTGGACTATTATTTTAAGCAGATAGAAAAACATCAACACCTCAATGCCTTTAATGAGGTGTTTTTTTATTCTGCAACAAACCAGGCTAAACTGGTACAGGAAAAGATAGCACAGGGAACAGCGGGTAAACTGGCAGGTATGGTGATTGGTATAAAAGACAATATCTGTTATAAAGACCATCAGGTTAGTGCCTCTTCTAAAATGCTGGAAGGTTTTGTTTCCCCTTATTCTGCCACAGTTGTTGAACGTCTGATTGCTGAGGATGCTGTGATCATTGGCAGACTGAACTGCGATGAGTTTGCGATGGGCGGCTCTAATGAAACTTCGTATTATGGGCCGGTTAAAAATGCGGCCGACAGTGAAAAAGTCGCCGGAGGTTCATCAGGAGGTTCGGCTGTTGCTGTACAGGCCGATCTTTGCCTTTCTGCTTTAGGAACAGACACCGGAGGTTCGGTAAGACAGCCTGCTGCATTTTGTGGTTGTATAGGTTTAAAGCCTACTTATGGGCGGATTTCAAGATATGGCGTAATTGCTTATGCTTCATCCTTTGATCAGGTAGGTACCATTACTTCTTCAGTTGGTGATGCTTCAGTTTTACTGGAAGTTTTAGCTGGTGCAGATGATTATGACAGCACGGTAGCCAAATTGCCGGTGCCTGATTATCAGGCCGGCCTGCTTGCAGACAGTGCTGCTTTCGGGAAAGGTACGTTTAAAAAGAAAAAAATTGCTGTTTTGAAGGAGACTTTGGAAAGTGAAGCGCTGGATACGGATATCAAAAATGCAATATTAAATGCCATCGGCGAATTAAAGGAACAGGGACATACGATTGAGTTTGTTTCTTTTGATCTGCTCGATTACCTGGTGCCAGCTTATTATGTGCTGACTACAGCCGAGGCTTCCTCGAACCTGTCACGCTACGATGGGGTACATTACGGGCATCGCAACATGGAAGCAACTAGCCTGAATGAACTTTATAAATTATCGCGGGCTGAAGGTTTTGGTGAGGAAGTGAAACGCCGGATTTTATTGGGGACATTTGTTTTAAGTGCAGGATATTACGATGCTTATTACCAGAAAGCACAGCAGGTGAGGAGGCTGATCAGAGAGAAAATGGAAGAACTGCTAACCCGGTTTGACGTGATAATAAGCCCAGTAGCACCAACACCCGCCTTTAAAATAGGAGAAAATATTGACGATCCTTTGGTGATGTACATGGCTGATATATTTACAGTACTGGCCTCGTTAACAGGTATTCCTGCAATTGCTGTCCCTTTGGGCAATAATTATTCAGGTTTACCGTTAAGTGTTCAGTTGATGGCCAGACATTTTGGAGAGCAGGACCTGTTGTCTTTAGCTCATAACTTTTTAAATGCCAGGCAACTGACCAATTAA
- a CDS encoding Sec-independent protein translocase subunit TatA/TatB: MFDTTILAFGLGGGEIAVIVVIVLLLFGGKKIPELMRGLGKGIKEFKDGKDGNDEETVEQNPTKKPL; encoded by the coding sequence ATGTTTGACACAACAATATTAGCTTTTGGATTGGGCGGCGGAGAGATTGCTGTTATCGTAGTAATAGTATTATTACTTTTTGGCGGTAAAAAAATTCCTGAACTGATGCGTGGGCTTGGAAAAGGAATTAAAGAATTTAAAGACGGGAAAGATGGTAATGATGAGGAAACGGTAGAACAGAATCCTACTAAAAAACCTTTGTAG
- a CDS encoding Sec-independent protein translocase subunit TatA/TatB, producing the protein MYTGTLVEFLNMGGGEIMLILAVVLLLFGGKKLPELARGLGKGLRDFKDASEGVKREIHRNINSVGITDEINDIKSAINDDDSNRPHPYDYTPNENTYVAQDEPHKEGINLEKKEDTAEHVEHVDEAGKDKIDTDKKNFN; encoded by the coding sequence ATGTATACAGGCACGTTAGTGGAATTCTTAAATATGGGCGGAGGAGAGATAATGCTGATCCTTGCTGTGGTACTTTTGTTGTTTGGAGGTAAAAAATTACCTGAACTGGCAAGAGGGCTTGGAAAAGGTTTGAGGGATTTTAAGGATGCTTCGGAAGGCGTAAAGCGTGAAATCCACAGAAACATAAATTCCGTAGGTATAACAGATGAGATCAATGACATTAAATCGGCCATTAATGATGACGACAGCAACAGGCCTCATCCTTACGATTATACACCCAATGAAAATACGTATGTAGCCCAGGATGAGCCTCATAAGGAAGGGATAAATTTAGAAAAGAAAGAAGATACGGCTGAGCATGTTGAACATGTTGATGAAGCTGGTAAAGATAAAATAGACACAGATAAAAAAAACTTTAACTAA
- a CDS encoding murein hydrolase activator EnvC family protein — MKLNKSLLLLLFIFSVSLVRAQSSSELKRKKEAIQREIELLQRNLNKTANNKKLTLGQINALNTKIKLMQDKITVINSEIKNLDNQIHENTNTVITLKGQLNQLKKEYAAMIRFAQRNKNAYDKMMFIFAAKDFNQAYKRIKYLQQFGQYRKKQAGYIQGTQKDLNYKIVVLDKNLKEKSSLLHEQENEKDKLGKNKSQQSAVLSKYSKQEKQYRQDIATRKKQQAQLDRSIRAAIAREIALERKRAEEAARAAAAKAAAAAAAKARAENRPVPAAPVAKPKESSGGYMAATPEAARLSAAFESNRGSLPWPVAAGSITESFGKHKEGQASYDNAGVTIQTAEGAGVRAVFNGKVTKVGNALGRYYILIKHGQFFTVYQNLRSVSVSAGDDVTTKQNIGTVASSGDVPELQFQIYRGTAAQNPAAWIAK; from the coding sequence ATGAAGTTAAACAAATCCCTTTTACTTTTATTATTTATATTCTCCGTATCCCTTGTGCGTGCACAAAGCAGTTCGGAACTCAAAAGAAAAAAAGAAGCCATACAAAGAGAAATTGAACTTTTGCAGCGAAACCTGAACAAAACGGCCAATAACAAGAAACTTACCTTAGGTCAGATCAATGCCTTGAATACCAAAATCAAGCTGATGCAGGATAAGATCACGGTGATCAACTCTGAGATCAAGAACCTGGATAACCAGATCCACGAAAATACCAATACTGTAATTACTTTAAAAGGTCAACTGAACCAGCTGAAGAAAGAATATGCAGCGATGATAAGGTTTGCACAGCGGAACAAGAATGCTTATGATAAAATGATGTTTATTTTTGCTGCCAAAGATTTTAACCAGGCTTACAAAAGGATCAAATATTTACAGCAATTTGGTCAATACCGTAAAAAACAGGCAGGTTATATACAGGGCACGCAAAAAGACCTGAATTATAAGATTGTGGTGCTGGATAAGAACCTGAAGGAGAAAAGCAGTTTATTGCATGAGCAGGAGAACGAGAAGGACAAACTGGGTAAGAATAAATCACAACAGTCGGCCGTACTGAGCAAGTACAGCAAGCAGGAAAAGCAATACCGGCAGGATATAGCTACGCGAAAAAAACAGCAGGCGCAGCTTGACAGGAGTATCCGTGCTGCAATTGCACGCGAGATCGCTTTGGAGCGTAAACGTGCTGAAGAAGCGGCGAGGGCTGCTGCTGCAAAAGCTGCCGCCGCCGCCGCGGCAAAAGCAAGGGCCGAGAACAGACCTGTACCGGCAGCGCCTGTTGCCAAACCTAAAGAAAGCAGCGGGGGGTATATGGCGGCAACACCAGAGGCGGCACGTTTATCAGCAGCTTTTGAAAGTAACCGCGGTTCACTGCCCTGGCCGGTGGCTGCGGGATCGATCACGGAAAGCTTTGGAAAGCATAAGGAGGGACAGGCCAGTTATGACAATGCCGGGGTAACCATCCAGACTGCAGAAGGGGCCGGTGTACGTGCTGTATTTAATGGGAAGGTGACCAAAGTAGGGAACGCACTTGGCCGGTATTATATATTGATCAAACACGGGCAATTTTTTACAGTTTACCAGAATTTAAGGTCGGTAAGCGTAAGCGCAGGCGATGATGTGACCACCAAACAGAACATTGGCACTGTGGCTTCTTCGGGTGATGTGCCGGAGTTGCAATTTCAGATTTACAGGGGAACTGCGGCACAAAATCCCGCTGCCTGGATAGCAAAATAA
- a CDS encoding DUF4292 domain-containing protein, with protein sequence MNGSIWNKWICAVLISTGLLACKAKKAIVAVPKTGGTAVVNNRKSENLAMLKKNDLSFNTLSLKGKASLSINGNSNNVNMNIKIKKDEMIWVSVTAIAGIEVARVLITPDSIKVRNNFQGVYLKKPFDYVHAYTNKQVSFKLLQSVLSGNTIDDFMVAQSELGEQNGVWELKGQQQDLAYRVVFNTLLKVSENNLNDMKSGKALKVVYGDYQKVIDELFPSNMQISSLAGIKQVDIQLDFSKIERNVPLDFPFSVPKKYEVIN encoded by the coding sequence ATGAACGGAAGTATTTGGAATAAATGGATTTGCGCAGTATTGATTTCGACAGGTTTACTGGCCTGTAAGGCTAAAAAAGCAATAGTTGCTGTACCAAAAACAGGCGGAACCGCTGTGGTAAACAACAGGAAATCTGAGAACCTGGCCATGCTGAAAAAAAACGATCTTTCTTTTAATACCCTCTCTTTAAAAGGGAAGGCGAGTCTTAGCATCAATGGGAACAGCAACAATGTGAACATGAACATTAAGATCAAAAAAGATGAAATGATCTGGGTAAGTGTAACTGCAATTGCAGGGATAGAGGTAGCCCGTGTTTTAATTACACCTGACAGCATTAAGGTGAGGAACAATTTTCAGGGGGTATACCTGAAAAAGCCTTTTGATTATGTGCATGCCTATACCAATAAGCAGGTGAGCTTTAAATTGCTGCAATCGGTACTTTCCGGAAATACCATTGATGATTTTATGGTAGCACAATCGGAACTGGGGGAGCAGAATGGAGTTTGGGAGCTAAAGGGGCAGCAGCAGGATCTGGCTTACAGGGTAGTGTTCAATACTTTATTGAAAGTTAGCGAGAACAATCTGAACGATATGAAATCGGGCAAAGCTTTAAAGGTTGTGTATGGGGATTACCAGAAAGTAATTGACGAACTTTTCCCTTCCAATATGCAGATCAGTTCGTTGGCAGGGATAAAACAGGTAGACATTCAGCTCGATTTTTCAAAGATTGAACGCAATGTTCCACTTGATTTTCCGTTTAGTGTTCCTAAGAAGTATGAAGTAATAAACTGA
- a CDS encoding tetratricopeptide repeat protein, which produces MKGKVFLLILLSYIPAVRAQQPVQGYVDSNLVKTLFFAGLRDKLNEDYSRANESFTKILVLDPNNAAVHYEIAVMNYRQNKLFEAEMAIKKALVADGNNVWYWMLMAELYKRKGDMEALVEVLNQMIRLAPDKEAYYYDRSNAWLLAGNTDAAMKGYDELEKKFGNSEALNHARQRVTMEKDDTAGGQNEGHQAAASLSPEQTMLVLGEKLYRQGDLKGAMAQFKSILKNTDQIYMAWERAIHIEVVLGLYAEALKTADEALSLYPSQAVLYYYKAVALQHISNYAEALTNIETALQLDEGNALYMELYGDVLFLKGEPAQALLQWKKSKAAGNSSEKLNKKINERKYLE; this is translated from the coding sequence ATGAAAGGAAAAGTATTTTTATTGATTTTGCTGAGCTATATACCTGCAGTACGGGCGCAGCAGCCTGTGCAGGGATATGTAGATAGTAATCTCGTGAAAACGCTTTTTTTTGCCGGCCTGCGTGATAAGTTGAACGAGGATTATAGCAGGGCCAATGAAAGTTTTACCAAAATACTGGTGCTAGACCCTAACAATGCAGCCGTCCACTATGAAATTGCGGTAATGAACTACCGGCAGAATAAACTTTTTGAAGCTGAAATGGCCATAAAAAAAGCCCTTGTTGCTGATGGTAACAATGTGTGGTACTGGATGCTGATGGCTGAGTTGTATAAACGAAAGGGCGATATGGAAGCTCTGGTAGAGGTTCTGAACCAGATGATCAGGCTTGCACCGGATAAGGAGGCCTATTATTACGACCGGTCTAACGCCTGGCTACTGGCTGGGAATACAGACGCCGCTATGAAAGGTTATGATGAGCTGGAAAAAAAATTCGGCAATTCTGAAGCACTGAACCATGCCAGGCAACGGGTAACGATGGAAAAGGATGATACTGCAGGTGGACAAAATGAGGGCCATCAGGCAGCAGCCTCGCTGAGCCCGGAACAAACAATGCTGGTACTTGGCGAAAAATTGTACAGGCAGGGCGATCTGAAAGGGGCAATGGCCCAGTTTAAATCAATACTTAAAAATACCGATCAGATTTATATGGCCTGGGAACGTGCAATACATATTGAAGTGGTACTGGGTTTATATGCCGAGGCTTTAAAAACAGCAGATGAAGCTTTATCTTTATATCCTAGTCAGGCAGTTCTGTATTATTATAAGGCTGTAGCCCTGCAACATATAAGTAATTATGCGGAAGCCCTGACAAATATCGAAACTGCCTTGCAGCTGGATGAAGGAAATGCGCTTTATATGGAGCTTTATGGCGATGTTTTGTTTTTGAAAGGAGAGCCTGCCCAGGCATTGCTGCAATGGAAAAAGTCGAAAGCGGCAGGGAACAGTTCTGAAAAATTAAACAAAAAGATCAATGAACGGAAGTATTTGGAATAA
- the dut gene encoding dUTP diphosphatase has translation MNINIINNSGHPLPQYETAHAAGMDLRAFIETEITIKPLQRVLVPTGLYIELPVGYEAQIRPRSGLAYKHGISIVNAPGTIDADYRGELKVLLVNLSDTDFVVNNGDRIAQMVIAKHETAVWNVVEELSGTERGAGGYGHTGK, from the coding sequence ATGAACATAAATATCATTAACAATTCCGGGCACCCGCTGCCACAATATGAAACTGCCCATGCTGCAGGGATGGACTTACGTGCTTTTATAGAAACAGAAATTACGATAAAACCGTTGCAGCGGGTACTGGTGCCAACAGGTTTGTACATAGAACTGCCTGTAGGCTATGAGGCCCAGATCCGCCCGCGTAGCGGCCTGGCCTATAAACATGGCATCAGTATTGTGAACGCACCAGGGACGATAGATGCGGATTATCGCGGAGAGCTTAAAGTGTTGCTGGTGAATTTATCGGATACGGATTTTGTGGTGAACAATGGCGACAGGATTGCACAAATGGTAATTGCAAAGCATGAGACCGCTGTGTGGAATGTGGTTGAAGAACTAAGTGGAACGGAAAGGGGTGCCGGTGGTTACGGGCATACCGGTAAATAA